In Capillimicrobium parvum, a genomic segment contains:
- a CDS encoding DegT/DnrJ/EryC1/StrS family aminotransferase: MIPLARPVLGAEEEAAVLEVLRSGQLSLGPRVPEFERRFAARLGVAHASAVSSGTTGLHLALRAAGVRDGDEVVTSPFSFVASANVIAYERARPVFADIDPRTLNLDPEAAAAAVTPRTTALLPVHIFGYPADLPAFERMGLPIVEDACEALGAVHADGAAVGGRGHPAVFGFYANKQLTTGEGGMLTTGDAAVKERVDSERNQGRASNMDWLDHDRLGFNYRLSDVACAIGIAQLQRLDGMLAGRARVAAAYREALAGIEGLQLPCEDSGSDRRGWFVFVVQLPRGRDRDGTIVALREHGVQSKPYLPAIHLMSFYRETFGHREGEFPVCEDVAARSIALPFFPEMTESQVQQVSDALRAVLESSP; encoded by the coding sequence TTGATCCCACTCGCGCGGCCGGTCCTCGGCGCCGAGGAGGAGGCCGCGGTGCTGGAGGTCCTGCGCTCCGGCCAGCTCTCGCTCGGCCCCCGGGTGCCGGAGTTCGAGCGGCGCTTCGCGGCACGACTCGGTGTCGCGCACGCGAGCGCCGTGTCGAGCGGGACGACCGGGCTGCACCTCGCGCTGCGGGCGGCCGGCGTACGGGACGGTGACGAGGTGGTGACGTCGCCGTTCTCGTTCGTCGCGTCCGCCAACGTCATCGCCTACGAGCGGGCCCGGCCGGTGTTCGCCGACATCGACCCGCGGACGCTGAACCTCGACCCCGAGGCGGCCGCCGCGGCGGTGACCCCCCGCACGACCGCGCTGCTGCCGGTGCACATCTTCGGCTACCCGGCCGATCTCCCGGCGTTCGAGAGGATGGGCCTGCCGATCGTCGAGGACGCCTGCGAGGCGCTCGGCGCCGTGCACGCCGACGGTGCGGCGGTCGGCGGGCGCGGGCACCCGGCCGTCTTCGGCTTCTACGCCAACAAGCAGCTGACGACCGGCGAGGGCGGGATGCTCACGACCGGCGACGCGGCGGTCAAGGAGCGCGTGGACTCCGAGCGCAACCAGGGCCGCGCGTCGAACATGGACTGGCTCGACCACGACCGGCTCGGCTTCAACTACCGCCTGAGCGACGTCGCGTGCGCGATCGGGATCGCACAGCTGCAGCGGCTGGACGGGATGCTCGCGGGGCGGGCGCGGGTGGCGGCGGCGTACCGGGAGGCGCTGGCGGGGATCGAGGGCTTGCAGCTGCCGTGCGAGGACTCGGGCAGCGACCGGCGGGGCTGGTTCGTCTTCGTGGTGCAGCTGCCGCGCGGCCGCGACCGGGACGGCACGATCGTCGCGCTGCGCGAGCACGGGGTGCAGTCCAAGCCGTACCTGCCCGCCATCCACCTGATGAGCTTCTACCGCGAGACGTTCGGCCATCGCGAGGGCGAGTTCCCGGTCTGCGAGGACGTCGCCGCGCGGTCGATCGCGCTGCCGTTCTTCCCGGAGATGACCGAGTCGCAGGTGCAGCAGGTCTCGGACGCGCTGCGCGCGGTGCTTGAATCCTCGCCGTGA
- the argH gene encoding argininosuccinate lyase, producing MNERGTPSGGQRPPSNVHNPREAASGPTSRFAEPQHPTFRAMNTSLGFDRRLWPQDLRGSRAHARMLAAAGVLSPAERDELLRGLDLVEAELAGGTFPFSENDEDIHMAVERRLTELIGPVGGKLHTARSRNDQVATDMALFVRDEAGEAVKRIDALARTLVAVAEQHVDVALPGYTHLQRAQPVYLAHHLLAYVWMLLRDRDRFAFVASRSVAALPLGAGALAGVNFATDRGMVAEELGFDHVAPNSIDAVSNRDFVLDYLGAAATCLTHLSRLGAELVLWSSSEFGFVRLPDAWSSGSSIMPQKKNPDAAELLRAKAPRVVGSLAGFYGVLHALPLTYNKDMQEDKEPLFDAVDTLTVSLEAAEGMIRGAEFDEERMAAAASDDLIAATDIADLYVKRGMPFREAHGIVGGLVREAVAAGIPLRELRSEHLDEEARALLERSSWLESKDSEGGTASGRVRAQLAAARAALASAPP from the coding sequence GTGAACGAACGTGGGACCCCCTCCGGCGGCCAGCGGCCACCGTCGAATGTCCACAATCCGCGTGAGGCCGCCTCCGGACCCACGAGCCGCTTCGCCGAACCGCAGCACCCGACCTTCCGGGCCATGAACACGTCTCTGGGCTTCGACCGGCGGCTGTGGCCGCAGGACCTGCGCGGATCGCGCGCCCACGCCCGCATGCTGGCCGCCGCCGGCGTGCTGTCGCCGGCCGAGCGCGACGAGCTGCTGCGCGGCCTGGACCTCGTCGAGGCCGAGCTCGCGGGGGGCACGTTCCCGTTCTCGGAGAACGACGAGGACATCCACATGGCCGTCGAGCGACGGCTGACCGAGCTGATCGGGCCGGTCGGCGGCAAGCTGCACACTGCGCGCTCGCGCAACGACCAGGTCGCCACGGACATGGCGCTGTTCGTGCGCGACGAGGCGGGGGAGGCGGTGAAGCGCATCGATGCGCTCGCGCGCACCCTCGTCGCCGTCGCCGAGCAGCACGTCGACGTGGCGCTGCCGGGCTACACGCACCTGCAGCGGGCGCAGCCGGTCTATCTCGCCCACCACCTGCTCGCCTACGTCTGGATGCTGCTGCGCGACCGCGACCGCTTCGCGTTCGTCGCGTCGCGCTCGGTGGCGGCGCTGCCGCTCGGTGCAGGCGCCCTGGCCGGCGTGAACTTCGCCACCGACCGCGGCATGGTGGCCGAGGAGCTCGGCTTCGACCACGTCGCGCCGAACTCGATCGACGCCGTCTCCAACCGCGACTTCGTCCTGGACTACCTCGGCGCGGCGGCGACCTGCCTGACGCACCTGTCGCGGCTCGGCGCCGAGCTCGTGCTGTGGTCCTCGAGCGAGTTCGGCTTCGTCCGGCTGCCCGACGCCTGGTCGAGCGGCTCGTCGATCATGCCGCAGAAGAAGAACCCGGACGCCGCCGAGCTGCTGCGGGCCAAGGCACCACGGGTGGTGGGCTCGCTCGCCGGCTTCTACGGCGTGCTGCACGCGCTCCCGCTGACGTACAACAAGGACATGCAGGAGGACAAGGAGCCGCTGTTCGATGCGGTCGACACGCTGACGGTCTCGCTCGAGGCCGCCGAGGGGATGATCCGCGGCGCCGAGTTCGACGAGGAGCGCATGGCGGCCGCGGCGTCGGACGATCTGATCGCTGCGACCGACATCGCCGACCTCTACGTGAAGCGGGGCATGCCGTTCCGCGAGGCCCACGGGATCGTCGGTGGGCTCGTGCGCGAGGCGGTCGCGGCCGGCATCCCGCTGCGCGAGCTGCGGTCCGAGCATCTCGACGAGGAGGCGCGCGCGCTGCTCGAGCGGTCCTCGTGGCTGGAGTCCAAGGACTCCGAGGGCGGCACGGCGAGCGGGCGGGTCCGCGCGCAGCTGGCGGCCGCGCGCGCGGCGCTCGCCTCGGCGCCTCCGTGA
- a CDS encoding DNA-3-methyladenine glycosylase encodes MDRAFFDRPVVEVAPGLLGCVLRHEATSGVIVETEAYHLSEPACHAYVGLTPRTEVLFGAPGRAYVYRSYGIHALVNAVCEPEGVGAAVLIRALEPLDGVGEMYHRRRVAREVDLCSGPGKLTQALGIELHHNGGDLLTGPVRIEPRPPAWRDVRWVAGPRIGITKAVELPWRFCAVGASSVSRPWPPGLRAAA; translated from the coding sequence ATCGACCGCGCCTTCTTCGACCGTCCCGTGGTGGAGGTGGCGCCCGGCCTCCTCGGCTGCGTGCTGCGCCACGAGGCCACGAGCGGCGTGATCGTCGAGACCGAGGCCTACCACCTGTCGGAGCCCGCCTGCCACGCCTACGTGGGGCTGACGCCGCGCACGGAGGTGCTGTTCGGGGCGCCGGGCCGCGCGTACGTCTACCGGTCCTACGGCATCCACGCGCTCGTCAACGCGGTGTGCGAGCCGGAGGGCGTCGGCGCCGCGGTGCTCATCCGTGCGCTCGAGCCGCTCGACGGCGTCGGCGAGATGTACCACCGCCGGCGCGTGGCGCGCGAGGTCGACCTGTGCTCGGGGCCGGGCAAGCTCACGCAGGCGCTGGGGATCGAGCTGCACCACAACGGCGGCGACCTGCTGACCGGGCCGGTGCGGATCGAGCCGCGGCCGCCGGCGTGGCGCGACGTCCGCTGGGTCGCGGGCCCGCGGATCGGCATCACGAAGGCGGTCGAGCTGCCGTGGCGGTTCTGCGCGGTGGGTGCGTCCAGCGTCTCGCGGCCGTGGCCGCCGGGGCTGCGCGCGGCGGCGTAG